One genomic segment of Rubripirellula amarantea includes these proteins:
- a CDS encoding DUF4198 domain-containing protein, whose product MNHSIIRALAATVFLCIAPTANAHYLWIAVDRAGAGNGVANIYFEEAPEPGDGSYLDHFLGKSDVWVRTIENPSPDPIEADEVKDGNNRWMRVAASTADEYSVDAYGKFGVYEYGQTKVLLHYYARTLAVQSHDAMHELGRAEQMNLDLVPHDVGSEFEFTLLWKGKPVADRTVFVRGPDKFRKNVQTDSRGKVRLERPTSGRLTLRSSVEFATPGEDQGEAYELVRHNITLVLPATTTAEGP is encoded by the coding sequence GTGAACCATTCCATCATTCGCGCTTTGGCCGCGACTGTTTTTCTATGCATCGCCCCGACCGCTAACGCTCATTACCTCTGGATTGCCGTCGATCGAGCAGGTGCCGGTAATGGCGTTGCCAACATTTACTTCGAAGAGGCTCCTGAACCAGGCGATGGCTCGTACTTGGATCACTTTCTTGGCAAGAGCGACGTCTGGGTGCGGACGATCGAGAACCCATCGCCAGACCCCATTGAAGCTGACGAGGTAAAGGATGGAAACAACCGTTGGATGCGAGTCGCTGCGTCCACGGCAGATGAGTACAGCGTCGACGCCTACGGTAAGTTCGGCGTCTATGAGTACGGCCAAACTAAAGTTCTTCTGCATTACTACGCTCGTACCCTGGCCGTCCAGTCTCATGATGCGATGCACGAGCTAGGGCGTGCCGAGCAGATGAACCTTGATCTGGTGCCGCATGACGTTGGAAGCGAGTTTGAATTCACGCTACTCTGGAAAGGCAAGCCGGTCGCCGATCGCACGGTGTTTGTCCGCGGCCCTGATAAGTTTCGCAAGAATGTTCAGACCGACTCACGCGGCAAAGTACGTCTAGAGCGACCCACATCCGGCAGGTTGACGCTGCGTAGTAGTGTCGAATTCGCGACCCCCGGTGAAGACCAGGGTGAAGCTTACGAACTCGTTCGCCACAACATTACGCTGGTGCTGCCAGCTACCACGACAGCCGAAGGGCCGTAG
- a CDS encoding alpha/beta hydrolase produces MSTLSFRSVTCLRSVVLLSACHALILNPLTADEPQRALGKSNATEGTNDGLPNANQTNFGSELSENGLAPIYRSPTYKVKVTKGEPYAQGMIYHPTDPSRSYPRNLTLDIYEPQDNHNQKRPVVVLIHGGGFWTGDSLMGSMVNGAQYFAQRGWVCFSINYRLQGDRGIAPDAWPANKPTYSATRDAKAAIRWVRANAQQYRIHPDYLVAYGGSAGAYISVALGSSDEEDFRDELMNNDRERPLLENSHRDQSSRAQVVISHWGSGLLLDLLNRYDGRSRFDAEDAPLLMIHGTDDVRVPYSNALDIQKRYQAKVELYTLEGLGHSAWGAKHDGTAIVHKAHNFMLRELNVQPADASSVKRKSN; encoded by the coding sequence ATGTCCACATTGAGCTTTCGCTCCGTGACTTGCCTCCGATCCGTTGTCTTGTTATCGGCGTGCCATGCCTTGATTCTCAACCCGTTGACTGCCGATGAGCCCCAGCGTGCTTTAGGAAAGTCAAACGCAACTGAAGGCACCAACGATGGTTTACCCAATGCCAACCAAACGAATTTCGGCAGCGAGTTATCCGAAAACGGACTAGCCCCTATCTATCGCAGTCCGACCTACAAAGTGAAGGTGACCAAAGGTGAGCCGTACGCGCAAGGCATGATTTACCATCCGACCGACCCATCGCGATCATATCCTCGCAACCTAACGCTCGATATCTACGAACCCCAAGACAATCACAATCAGAAGCGGCCCGTGGTGGTGCTGATTCATGGAGGTGGTTTCTGGACCGGCGATTCATTGATGGGGTCGATGGTCAATGGAGCTCAATACTTTGCTCAACGAGGCTGGGTTTGCTTTTCCATCAATTATCGTTTGCAGGGAGATCGTGGCATCGCTCCCGATGCATGGCCCGCCAACAAGCCGACATACTCCGCAACCCGAGATGCGAAGGCTGCAATCCGTTGGGTTCGAGCAAACGCTCAACAATACCGAATCCATCCTGACTACCTCGTCGCCTACGGGGGATCGGCGGGAGCCTACATCTCGGTCGCTCTGGGATCCTCGGACGAAGAAGATTTCCGAGACGAACTCATGAACAACGATCGCGAACGACCGCTTTTAGAAAACAGCCATCGCGATCAGTCGTCGCGAGCTCAAGTCGTCATTAGCCACTGGGGATCGGGATTACTGCTCGATCTACTGAACCGCTATGATGGACGCAGTCGTTTTGACGCCGAAGACGCCCCTTTGCTGATGATTCACGGGACCGATGACGTCAGAGTGCCCTACAGCAATGCACTCGACATCCAGAAACGATATCAAGCCAAAGTCGAACTATATACTCTGGAAGGATTAGGCCACTCGGCTTGGGGAGCCAAGCACGATGGAACGGCAATCGTCCACAAGGCTCACAATTTCATGCTGCGAGAATTGAACGTTCAACCCGCCGACGCAAGCAGCGTGAAACGCAAGTCGAACTAA
- a CDS encoding DUF4437 domain-containing protein, producing the protein MRILTLLLTITITLNTNLTDIVAQEPATSPVSEVVLATDVNWTPLNPARGDASPQAATLWGDRAGQQATGFVVKFVDGFSSPPHIHNITYRGVVIRGGVHNDDPQAEPMWMPVGSFWTQPAGEPHITTARGSTMAYIEIDQGPYLVMPTDEAFDTGESSVNVDASNIVWLGANSTTWIEASPNSQPTGEPQLAFLWGDPQSNQPNGTLVKLPDGFKGSIRGNGSHLRAVVIQGQAEYLSDRDTDEVILAPGSYFASQDNFSHRISTHGQTECIIYVRSVGKFDVVTQ; encoded by the coding sequence ATGAGAATTCTTACCTTGCTGCTCACCATTACGATTACTCTCAACACAAATTTGACTGACATCGTAGCGCAAGAGCCGGCTACCTCACCCGTTTCCGAAGTGGTCTTAGCAACAGATGTCAACTGGACACCGCTCAATCCGGCTCGTGGGGACGCCAGCCCGCAAGCCGCAACGCTTTGGGGCGATCGCGCTGGCCAACAAGCAACTGGGTTTGTGGTGAAGTTCGTCGACGGTTTTTCCTCACCGCCACACATTCACAATATTACTTACCGAGGCGTGGTGATCCGAGGCGGCGTCCACAACGATGATCCCCAAGCCGAACCGATGTGGATGCCCGTTGGATCATTTTGGACCCAACCAGCCGGTGAACCTCACATCACGACTGCTCGAGGGTCGACCATGGCGTACATTGAAATTGATCAAGGACCGTACCTTGTCATGCCAACTGACGAAGCTTTCGACACCGGTGAAAGTTCAGTAAACGTCGATGCATCCAACATCGTTTGGCTCGGTGCCAACAGCACCACGTGGATCGAAGCCTCCCCAAACTCTCAACCTACCGGCGAGCCCCAGTTAGCTTTCTTGTGGGGCGACCCACAATCCAACCAGCCCAATGGCACTCTTGTGAAGCTGCCTGATGGATTCAAAGGAAGCATTCGCGGAAACGGATCACACTTGCGAGCCGTTGTGATCCAGGGACAAGCTGAATATTTGTCAGATCGCGACACTGATGAAGTGATTCTGGCACCCGGAAGTTACTTCGCTTCCCAGGATAACTTCTCGCATCGAATATCGACGCACGGCCAAACTGAGTGCATCATCTACGTGCGAAGTGTCGGCAAGTTCGATGTCGTGACACAGTAG
- a CDS encoding alkyl/aryl-sulfatase produces the protein MNMNIFSRRCYNSSIALSLLCLVALPVGFASGQTQVEPETALRMLNAQQQQFAKGIVKVADNVFTAVGFHGANTTMIVGTDGVIIVDTLFGPTSAGKAADAFREYSDQPVKAIIYSHSHGDHIGGGSAFAGDDHPDIYATESFGSAEGVNKAVDPVKAKRNVRQFGRNLSASEITNRGVAPAGTEDGDRGKGFLPPTITVPGEGLKTTIAGVEIEFHVAPGETDDAMFIWLPKQKVLLAGDNFYSSFPNLYAIRGTAYRDVLSWSESVGKMAELEPHVVVPGHTMPIQGQEAATTALKDYSEAIRSVYDQTVRGINAGKGPDQLAHEVKLPGNLSDKPYLIEFYGSVPHAVRAIYVGLLGWYDGNPTTLNPFEPKVKAKKMAELAGGTSALVAKMQDALAKEDFQWALELSDHVKWLDDADAELARKVKITALRGLAAKEYNAPNRNYYLSYANELESGELSELWF, from the coding sequence ATGAACATGAACATCTTCTCGCGCCGCTGCTATAACAGCTCCATCGCATTGAGTTTACTTTGTCTGGTTGCTTTGCCCGTAGGGTTTGCAAGTGGGCAGACTCAGGTCGAACCCGAAACTGCGCTTCGAATGCTCAACGCTCAGCAACAACAGTTCGCAAAAGGGATCGTGAAAGTCGCAGACAACGTTTTCACCGCGGTTGGTTTCCATGGTGCGAACACAACGATGATTGTCGGCACCGACGGAGTGATCATCGTCGACACTCTTTTTGGTCCGACCAGTGCCGGCAAGGCGGCCGATGCGTTTCGGGAATACAGCGATCAGCCGGTGAAGGCGATTATCTACAGTCATAGTCACGGCGATCACATCGGCGGCGGTAGTGCTTTTGCGGGTGATGACCATCCGGACATCTATGCAACCGAAAGTTTTGGTTCTGCTGAAGGAGTCAACAAAGCAGTTGATCCCGTGAAAGCAAAACGTAACGTTCGTCAGTTCGGTCGAAACCTTTCGGCGTCAGAGATAACCAATCGTGGTGTTGCACCGGCGGGCACCGAAGACGGCGACCGTGGCAAAGGCTTTCTGCCACCAACCATCACGGTCCCCGGCGAGGGATTGAAAACGACGATCGCGGGTGTCGAAATCGAATTCCATGTCGCGCCAGGTGAAACGGACGATGCGATGTTCATTTGGCTTCCGAAGCAAAAGGTGTTGCTCGCGGGCGATAACTTTTACAGTTCCTTTCCCAACTTGTACGCGATTCGAGGAACGGCCTACCGCGACGTGTTGAGTTGGTCCGAAAGTGTTGGAAAGATGGCCGAGTTGGAACCGCACGTCGTCGTGCCCGGCCATACGATGCCTATTCAAGGACAGGAAGCCGCTACGACGGCGCTAAAGGACTACAGCGAAGCGATTCGCAGTGTCTACGACCAAACCGTACGAGGGATCAACGCTGGCAAAGGTCCCGATCAACTGGCACACGAAGTCAAACTTCCTGGGAATTTGAGCGATAAGCCGTATTTGATTGAGTTCTATGGATCAGTTCCCCACGCGGTGCGCGCTATCTACGTGGGTTTGCTGGGTTGGTACGACGGAAACCCCACGACACTAAACCCGTTTGAGCCTAAAGTCAAAGCGAAGAAGATGGCTGAGTTGGCGGGTGGCACATCAGCGCTTGTGGCTAAGATGCAGGATGCACTCGCGAAGGAAGATTTCCAATGGGCGTTGGAACTTTCGGACCACGTGAAATGGTTAGACGATGCGGATGCGGAGCTCGCCCGCAAAGTGAAGATCACCGCGCTTCGAGGTTTAGCCGCCAAAGAGTACAACGCCCCCAACCGCAACTACTACCTCAGCTACGCCAACGAACTTGAATCAGGCGAGTTGAGTGAACTGTGGTTCTAG